The proteins below come from a single uncultured Carboxylicivirga sp. genomic window:
- a CDS encoding SusC/RagA family TonB-linked outer membrane protein: MKKKRIILSILAMLSIQLSFAQTVNITGTVTDASDGAPIPGVSVLVKGTTMGTVTRIDGTYNLTIPSSATTLVFSFIGMTTNEVTIQGETKVDIIMKSDAIGMDEVVVTALGIKRERKALGYAVQDVEAEEIAKTGNSDLAGALQGKVAGINITPSSGMPGASSNINIRGARSFTGNNSPLYIVDGMPISSTSPYSTGNSVTGSDIANRALDINPADIESINILKGQAAAALYGMRASNGAIVITTKSGKGNKGKAVVNLSHTSSFDRVSVSPDFQQTYAQGSGGVYNPNSSMSWGPKITDLPYDANYGGETVNDYTNLHGMQPGKFYVPQLAQAGLDPWATPQVYDNFNDYVQGGYTSSTNAGISNATERSNYSIGVGHTEQTGVIPGTGMTRWTARGLVETNLNDNFKTGFSANFSESDIDKSTGGNDGLAGIYGAPASYNMAGIPYHIPGDPYSQIYYRGGSFSNPYWVAENNVFNEVTQRFFGNAFIEYNANISSSITSKIKYQLGADSYTSHYQDIFAYGSMGKLGGEMENYGVTSTTYNSLATAHFDWNATSNTNVSLLVGNEINNSHSKTYYQYGKDFNFGGWHHINNATTFDRSESQRNTRTVGFFGELAFSYKSMLFANITGRNDYVSTMPAGNRSFFYPSASLGFVFSELDTIKELPWLSFGKIRGSYAEVGQAGSYYEPYYITPTYGGGWWSQPPIIYPIDGVSSYTPSRNLYDPNLTAQNTKSYEIGIDLKFLNNRIGIDYTFSSQDTEGQIFNVPLAGSTGASQLTMNAGNMTNDTHEIVIYATPVKTTDFTWETSVNLTKMNNQVVKLAEGVESIFLGGFTIPQIRAAVGTTFPAIYGNSYERDNAGNIVVIDNPGAWNHGFPAVGEPDIIGSSMPDFILGGTNTFTYKNLSLSTVFEYKYGGKMYAGTTGVMSLYGVTSETEDRNSTFIINGVKPDGTPNDIVRGGDGDEYAYQDYFSHLNNIDESAVLGNSFLKIRELALRYKFPKSILKDVDLGMSVFARNLLLWSELDHMDPETSQGNTNMGGAFERFSLPQTQNFGFSIDLTF; this comes from the coding sequence ATGAAGAAAAAAAGGATTATACTAAGCATTCTGGCAATGCTGAGTATTCAATTATCATTTGCACAAACGGTTAACATCACCGGAACTGTAACTGATGCCAGCGACGGCGCCCCAATACCTGGAGTTTCTGTATTAGTAAAAGGAACTACTATGGGAACCGTAACCCGTATAGACGGAACATATAATTTAACTATTCCCTCTAGTGCGACAACATTGGTTTTTTCATTTATTGGAATGACTACCAATGAAGTAACAATACAAGGCGAAACAAAAGTTGATATCATAATGAAAAGTGATGCAATTGGTATGGATGAAGTTGTCGTTACCGCTCTTGGTATCAAAAGAGAAAGAAAAGCTCTTGGGTATGCTGTACAAGATGTAGAAGCTGAAGAAATTGCAAAAACTGGTAATTCTGATCTTGCTGGAGCACTACAAGGTAAAGTTGCAGGTATCAACATCACTCCTTCGAGTGGTATGCCTGGTGCATCATCAAACATCAATATCAGAGGGGCTCGTTCTTTTACCGGTAATAACTCTCCACTATATATTGTAGATGGAATGCCTATATCATCTACATCTCCATATAGTACAGGAAACAGTGTTACTGGTTCCGATATTGCCAATCGTGCATTAGATATTAACCCTGCCGATATTGAGAGTATTAATATTTTAAAAGGACAAGCTGCTGCTGCTCTTTATGGTATGAGAGCGTCAAATGGTGCAATTGTAATTACTACAAAAAGCGGCAAAGGAAATAAAGGTAAAGCTGTTGTTAACCTTTCTCACACATCAAGCTTTGATAGAGTTTCTGTATCCCCTGATTTTCAACAAACTTATGCACAAGGTAGCGGAGGTGTTTACAACCCTAATAGCTCAATGAGTTGGGGACCAAAAATTACTGACCTCCCTTATGATGCAAATTATGGTGGTGAAACGGTTAATGATTATACTAATCTTCACGGTATGCAACCCGGTAAGTTTTATGTACCTCAATTAGCACAAGCTGGACTTGATCCATGGGCTACTCCACAAGTATATGATAACTTTAACGATTACGTACAAGGTGGCTATACTTCAAGTACAAATGCAGGGATTAGTAATGCAACTGAAAGGTCGAATTATTCAATCGGAGTAGGTCATACAGAACAAACAGGTGTAATACCAGGTACTGGAATGACTAGGTGGACAGCCAGAGGTTTAGTAGAAACTAATTTGAATGATAATTTTAAAACTGGTTTTTCTGCTAATTTCTCAGAATCAGATATAGACAAATCAACAGGTGGCAACGATGGTCTGGCCGGTATATATGGAGCACCTGCAAGTTACAATATGGCTGGTATACCCTACCATATTCCGGGTGATCCTTATTCTCAAATTTATTACAGAGGAGGAAGCTTTAGTAATCCATATTGGGTAGCCGAAAACAATGTATTTAATGAAGTTACGCAGCGATTCTTTGGTAATGCATTTATAGAATATAATGCAAATATTAGCAGTTCTATTACTTCTAAAATAAAATATCAGCTAGGGGCTGACTCTTATACATCCCACTATCAGGATATTTTCGCATACGGATCTATGGGAAAGCTTGGTGGTGAGATGGAAAACTATGGAGTTACTAGCACAACCTATAATTCTTTGGCCACAGCCCATTTCGACTGGAATGCTACCAGCAACACAAATGTTTCTCTATTAGTTGGGAATGAAATCAATAATTCACATAGCAAAACGTATTACCAATATGGTAAAGACTTTAACTTTGGAGGATGGCATCACATTAACAATGCCACTACATTTGATAGAAGCGAAAGTCAAAGAAATACTCGGACCGTTGGCTTCTTCGGAGAATTAGCTTTTTCATATAAATCTATGCTGTTTGCTAATATTACAGGTCGTAACGACTATGTTTCAACCATGCCAGCCGGAAACAGATCATTCTTCTACCCTTCAGCATCATTAGGTTTCGTATTTTCGGAATTAGATACCATTAAAGAATTACCTTGGTTATCATTTGGTAAAATTCGTGGATCATACGCCGAAGTTGGGCAAGCAGGTTCATATTACGAGCCATATTATATTACGCCTACCTACGGTGGAGGATGGTGGTCTCAACCTCCAATTATTTATCCAATCGACGGAGTTTCGTCCTATACTCCTAGTAGAAATTTATACGATCCTAATCTAACAGCTCAGAATACCAAATCGTACGAAATTGGTATTGATTTAAAATTCTTAAATAACAGAATTGGAATTGATTATACATTTTCGAGTCAGGATACTGAAGGACAGATATTCAATGTACCATTAGCAGGTTCAACAGGGGCTAGTCAGTTAACAATGAATGCAGGTAACATGACCAATGATACTCATGAAATAGTTATATATGCCACTCCGGTAAAAACTACAGATTTTACATGGGAAACTTCAGTGAATTTGACAAAAATGAATAATCAAGTTGTTAAACTGGCCGAAGGAGTAGAAAGCATATTCTTAGGAGGATTTACAATTCCACAAATTAGAGCTGCAGTTGGCACTACATTCCCTGCAATATATGGTAACAGCTATGAGCGCGATAATGCTGGTAATATTGTTGTAATTGATAACCCAGGTGCATGGAATCATGGATTCCCAGCAGTGGGAGAGCCAGATATTATTGGATCATCAATGCCTGATTTTATTCTAGGAGGAACCAATACATTTACATACAAAAACCTATCACTAAGTACTGTATTTGAATACAAGTATGGTGGTAAAATGTATGCTGGCACAACTGGAGTTATGAGTTTATATGGTGTAACTTCTGAGACAGAAGATAGAAATTCAACGTTCATCATTAACGGCGTTAAACCAGACGGAACACCTAATGACATAGTTAGAGGTGGTGACGGAGATGAATATGCTTATCAAGACTACTTCTCTCACTTAAATAATATTGATGAAAGTGCGGTATTAGGTAATTCTTTCTTAAAAATTCGCGAATTAGCACTACGCTACAAGTTTCCAAAATCAATACTTAAAGATGTTGACCTTGGTATGTCAGTGTTTGCTCGTAATTTACTTTTATGGTCAGAATTAGATCATATGGATCCCGAAACATCTCAGGGTAACACTAATATGGGTGGAGCTTTCGAAAGATTTTCCTTACCTCAAACCCAAAACTTTGGTTTTAGCATCGATCTTACTTTTTAA
- a CDS encoding rhodanese-like domain-containing protein, whose amino-acid sequence MGPLVPNIISSDFSLIIALFLGFGFGFSLEQAGFGSTRKLVGLFYGYDFTVLKVFFTAGVTAMVGVVLLNHLGLLNVDIIYINPTFLYAALIGGGIMGIGFIVGGFCPGTSICAAATGKIDGMTFILGALIGVFAFTESFPLISSLNTAGNMGNVLMFETLGMSREVFALVMIFVAVGAFYGVQKIEDIVNKRIPIHSNKTVINYTLSVGIAVILVVITIVTPTRSELMQNRIEKMLSSHSITIQTMDGDEVANQLMNQYYRYNVIDVRSKEEFEAFHIPSAINIPLTDLAKLENRAILRQREKTNVFYASDIPDAKRAYLTAEYFGKAENIAMTTTADQFKTNYFELHELSEGASKQEKTTYLFRSNAAIRLNEIKEALLKMDKPVEKKVARVQGGCS is encoded by the coding sequence ATGGGACCATTAGTACCAAATATTATAAGTAGCGATTTTAGTTTAATCATTGCCCTATTTCTGGGTTTTGGTTTTGGCTTCTCACTCGAGCAGGCTGGTTTTGGATCAACACGTAAACTGGTAGGCTTATTTTATGGTTACGACTTTACTGTACTTAAAGTGTTTTTTACTGCAGGTGTTACAGCCATGGTGGGCGTTGTTTTATTAAATCACTTAGGACTTCTTAATGTTGATATTATTTACATTAATCCTACTTTCTTATATGCTGCCCTTATTGGAGGAGGTATTATGGGCATTGGATTTATTGTAGGAGGATTTTGTCCGGGTACAAGCATTTGTGCCGCTGCAACTGGTAAAATTGATGGAATGACTTTTATCTTGGGAGCTTTAATTGGCGTTTTTGCATTCACCGAGTCTTTTCCACTAATCAGCTCTCTGAACACAGCCGGCAATATGGGTAATGTACTGATGTTTGAAACACTCGGTATGTCACGTGAAGTTTTTGCCCTGGTTATGATTTTTGTTGCAGTGGGAGCATTTTATGGAGTACAGAAAATTGAAGACATAGTAAACAAACGAATTCCAATACATTCAAATAAAACAGTTATTAATTACACACTCTCAGTGGGTATTGCTGTTATATTAGTAGTTATCACTATCGTTACCCCTACCCGATCAGAATTAATGCAAAATCGAATTGAGAAAATGCTTAGTAGTCATTCCATTACTATACAAACGATGGATGGAGATGAAGTCGCTAACCAGTTAATGAATCAATACTACAGATACAATGTTATTGATGTTCGCTCAAAAGAAGAATTTGAGGCATTTCATATTCCTTCAGCTATTAATATTCCATTGACTGATTTAGCAAAGCTCGAAAACAGAGCCATTTTAAGGCAAAGAGAAAAAACAAATGTATTTTATGCATCAGATATCCCAGATGCTAAACGCGCTTATTTAACTGCTGAATATTTTGGTAAAGCTGAAAACATTGCCATGACCACAACTGCGGATCAATTTAAAACCAATTATTTTGAGCTTCACGAATTATCAGAAGGTGCTTCAAAACAAGAAAAAACAACCTATCTTTTCAGATCCAATGCTGCTATCAGACTGAATGAAATTAAAGAGGCATTGTTAAAAATGGACAAACCGGTTGAAAAGAAAGTTGCGCGAGTACAAGGTGGTTGTAGTTGA
- a CDS encoding YeeE/YedE thiosulfate transporter family protein has product MREEPKKYMNPYLAGFILGFVLLATIYITGRGLGASGALKSVVMETVNDIAPSHAENTAYYKNYNDSHPEGPLKSWLVFEAIGLIIGAFVSGLISNRVALKLERGPNVGKSTRIAAAIFGGALFGFGSQLARGCTSGAALSGMAVMSFGGIITMFSIFGMAYGVAFFFRKLWINK; this is encoded by the coding sequence ATGAGAGAAGAACCTAAAAAGTACATGAATCCTTATTTGGCCGGATTTATACTCGGATTCGTTCTGTTAGCAACCATATACATTACAGGTCGTGGACTTGGTGCTAGTGGTGCTTTAAAAAGTGTCGTAATGGAAACTGTAAATGACATTGCCCCCTCGCACGCTGAAAATACAGCTTATTATAAAAACTATAATGATTCTCATCCCGAAGGTCCATTAAAAAGCTGGTTGGTTTTCGAAGCCATAGGTTTGATTATAGGAGCTTTTGTTTCTGGATTGATATCTAACAGGGTAGCCTTAAAGTTAGAAAGAGGACCTAATGTTGGAAAATCAACAAGAATAGCAGCAGCCATTTTCGGAGGTGCATTGTTTGGTTTTGGTAGCCAACTAGCTCGCGGATGCACAAGTGGTGCCGCACTAAGCGGAATGGCAGTTATGTCGTTTGGAGGAATTATTACCATGTTTTCCATCTTTGGAATGGCATATGGAGTAGCCTTCTTCTTCAGAAAATTATGGATTAATAAATAA
- a CDS encoding cytochrome b/b6 domain-containing protein, which yields MSKVYIYKKFERFWHWSQAALIFFLAITGFEVHDSYSLFGFENAVIYHRVASYLLLGLIAFSIFWHFTTGEWRQYIPTISKLKAQIQYYTLGMFKGEPHPTIKSPRKKLNALQAMVYLGFKLVMVPIVILSGLLYLYYKTFDANDTIIISNIPLDIIAWTHTLGAFLLMSFVIVHVYMTTTGHTPTSNIKGMLTGWEMMEEKPEQDNKTTNTEKNG from the coding sequence ATGAGTAAAGTATATATATATAAGAAATTCGAAAGATTCTGGCATTGGAGCCAGGCTGCTTTAATCTTTTTCCTAGCTATCACTGGATTCGAGGTTCATGATTCATATTCATTATTTGGATTTGAAAATGCAGTAATATACCATAGAGTTGCTTCCTATCTTTTATTAGGACTAATTGCGTTTTCGATCTTTTGGCATTTTACTACGGGCGAATGGCGACAGTACATTCCAACAATCTCTAAATTGAAAGCCCAAATTCAATACTATACCCTAGGTATGTTTAAAGGTGAGCCTCATCCAACCATTAAATCACCTCGAAAAAAACTTAATGCATTGCAAGCTATGGTTTATCTGGGATTTAAGCTGGTAATGGTTCCCATTGTTATTTTATCCGGTTTACTGTATCTGTATTATAAAACCTTTGATGCCAACGATACCATTATCATCAGTAACATTCCGTTGGATATAATTGCATGGACACATACTTTAGGTGCATTTCTTTTAATGTCATTTGTAATTGTACATGTATATATGACTACGACTGGGCACACTCCCACTTCCAATATCAAAGGGATGCTTACCGGATGGGAAATGATGGAAGAGAAACCTGAACAAGATAACAAAACTACAAACACAGAAAAAAACGGATAA